Proteins from one Amycolatopsis benzoatilytica AK 16/65 genomic window:
- a CDS encoding GAF domain-containing sensor histidine kinase, protein MDPTLAARALSAATEITSTALSGDDPEGVLETVVARAVELADADLGLAMVSADDGQVVVEAAYGVSEVLAKVPDGAAVLRGTEAADGAATKVIEGAPVGELRGLTLEAGSAAGRVARGSEPIAADNFVVDPRTAPYVPDELRGYGPFAAAPFGSGGRVLGALTVYRRQGREPFSAGTVEMLAAFAAQAGVVLALAEGANARHRVTLYQERERIARELHDVIVQRLYGTGMQLDRVRRNMRKRFAQADGARLSDAIDQLDQTIEEIRGTVRALRSPEPRHDTGTPTDLAESARGEVRIAGELLGYPPTLELSGEFADIPAERADHIRAALREALSNVVRHSGASETRVTLTRDAEGVKLRVRDNGSGVPQGVATRGLRHLAERADAAGGRFFLNSSPSLGTLVAFDLPLK, encoded by the coding sequence ATGGACCCGACACTCGCCGCGCGCGCCCTCTCCGCGGCCACGGAGATCACCAGCACTGCGCTGTCCGGAGATGACCCGGAGGGAGTGCTGGAAACGGTCGTGGCCAGGGCCGTCGAGCTGGCGGACGCCGATCTCGGGCTGGCGATGGTCAGCGCGGACGACGGCCAGGTGGTGGTCGAGGCGGCATATGGGGTCAGCGAGGTGCTCGCGAAGGTTCCGGACGGCGCCGCGGTGCTTCGGGGCACCGAGGCTGCCGATGGCGCGGCGACCAAGGTGATCGAAGGTGCGCCGGTCGGCGAGTTGCGCGGGTTGACGCTGGAGGCGGGCTCGGCGGCGGGCCGGGTGGCGCGCGGCAGCGAGCCGATCGCGGCGGACAACTTTGTCGTCGATCCGCGTACTGCGCCGTATGTGCCGGACGAACTGCGCGGGTACGGGCCGTTCGCGGCAGCGCCGTTCGGGTCCGGCGGACGCGTGCTCGGCGCGTTGACGGTCTATCGGCGGCAAGGCAGGGAACCATTCTCGGCGGGAACGGTCGAGATGCTCGCGGCGTTCGCGGCGCAGGCCGGCGTGGTGCTGGCGCTCGCGGAGGGAGCGAACGCCCGGCATCGGGTGACGCTGTATCAGGAGCGCGAGCGGATCGCTCGCGAGCTGCATGACGTGATCGTGCAACGGCTTTACGGCACCGGGATGCAGCTGGACCGCGTTCGGCGCAACATGCGGAAGCGCTTCGCGCAGGCGGACGGGGCCCGGCTGTCGGACGCCATCGACCAGCTGGACCAGACCATTGAGGAGATCCGCGGCACGGTGCGCGCGTTGCGTTCGCCGGAACCGCGACACGATACCGGTACGCCGACGGATCTCGCCGAGTCCGCGCGCGGGGAGGTGCGGATCGCCGGGGAGCTGCTCGGTTATCCGCCGACGTTGGAGCTGTCCGGCGAGTTCGCGGATATTCCGGCGGAACGTGCCGACCACATCCGTGCGGCGTTGCGGGAAGCACTGTCCAATGTGGTCCGGCATTCCGGGGCCAGCGAGACCCGCGTGACGCTCACCCGCGACGCGGAGGGCGTGAAGTTGCGCGTGCGCGACAACGGATCCGGTGTGCCGCAAGGCGTCGCTACCCGAGGGCTGCGGCATCTCGCCGAACGTGCGGACGCCGCGGGCGGACGGTTCTTCCTGAATTCGTCGCCGAGTCTGGGGACGTTGGTCGCGTTTGACCTGCCCTTGAAGTGA
- the cydD gene encoding thiol reductant ABC exporter subunit CydD: MDPVRPGKGPLGAFSALGPAARRALTLVAALSFGNAIFLVGQAFLLADVLASIVARGFGGSTVQLTVLCALVVGRAGTSWAVRVVSARAAATAQRDLRARVVDHALRLGPEWLARRGYGELTTLVTRGLDALDAYFREYLPALVTAAVVPIAAGAAILWADWPSAAIIAATVPLLPLFAVLVGKFTADRVSGATDAVHRMSGLLLELVRALPVLTAFRRAEAQGETVRKLSERHRRATLKTLRVAFSSAFVLELVATLSVALIAVVIGVRLVSGSLPLGIGLGVLILAPECYQPIRAVGAAFHASEDGVEAVRRVTAILAEPVPAEGTRIAPGGSLVVSGLKVARRGGFAPDGESFSVRRGQTVWLRAPSGGGKSTTLAALLGFVPSYDGTVRAGDVPLAEADLERWRGGIAWVPQTPVFSGGTVREELIETGPEVDVVLGELALTGLADRPVDQLSVGQRQRVAVARALLRVHAGAWLLLLDEPTAHLDDVNARRVLEAVERAVDNGAAAVIAAHERSAAVTVEDELPAPVRQSTSDSAAARTLSWRVLLDRRLFSGALLGSMALLAGIALTATSGWLIAKASLQPPILTLTVAVVGVRAFGLGRAGLRYVERLVTHDAAFRIAGRLRVRLWAALVRLGPARSLEAGESQRRLVTDVDTVRDLLPRVVSPPIVVGLVAIGAIAVQTAVLPAAGLVLASTVLVGLVAPMLALRLERRATSALAAGRRDVAARVLVLFSSSAELLAYGRAASRRAALARTDTRLAADTRRQAVGAGAADALIALATGLATVLCTVLAAGAVARGELPGVMAPLLALVPLALAEVLALLPPAAVHWDTLRAARERLGAVVAAAEGTKAGGLAGSASAVEAGAVLPGQPATGGAFGTEESLAARSQAGDAEPDRPVAIRLRNADLGWPGGDAVLKGVDLTVPAGAYVAVVGPSGAGKSTLIAALLGFLQPRVGEVVVPERVAWAPQEPMLVSTTVAENLRLADPRAEVEDLRRALDQAQLPELDLKTVLHSAGAGLSGGQAQRVALARALLGARSAELVLLDEPTAHLDEPTARALRQSLRTELAGRTVVHVTHNADEEVEADVVFEVRDASVVRRASPRVAA, encoded by the coding sequence ATGGACCCAGTGCGGCCGGGAAAGGGTCCGCTCGGCGCGTTCTCGGCCCTCGGGCCGGCCGCGCGCCGAGCGTTGACCCTGGTCGCGGCGCTGTCCTTCGGCAACGCGATTTTCCTTGTCGGACAAGCTTTTCTGCTGGCGGACGTGCTCGCGTCCATTGTCGCTCGGGGATTCGGGGGAAGCACCGTCCAGCTGACTGTCCTGTGCGCGCTCGTCGTGGGCCGGGCCGGCACCAGCTGGGCGGTGCGAGTGGTCTCCGCGCGCGCCGCCGCCACCGCACAGCGCGATCTGCGCGCTCGCGTCGTCGACCACGCGCTGCGACTCGGCCCGGAATGGCTGGCCCGGCGCGGATACGGCGAGTTGACGACCCTGGTGACCCGCGGCCTCGACGCGCTCGACGCCTACTTCCGCGAGTACCTCCCGGCACTCGTCACCGCCGCGGTCGTGCCGATCGCGGCCGGCGCGGCGATCCTGTGGGCGGACTGGCCGTCGGCGGCGATCATCGCCGCGACAGTGCCGCTCTTGCCGCTTTTCGCCGTCCTGGTCGGAAAGTTCACCGCGGACCGGGTTTCCGGCGCGACGGACGCGGTGCACCGGATGTCGGGCCTGTTGCTCGAACTCGTGCGGGCGTTGCCGGTGCTCACCGCGTTCCGGCGGGCCGAGGCGCAGGGCGAAACGGTGCGGAAGCTGTCCGAACGGCATCGCCGCGCGACGCTCAAGACGTTGCGAGTCGCGTTTTCCTCGGCGTTTGTGCTGGAACTGGTCGCGACGCTGTCGGTCGCGCTGATCGCGGTCGTCATCGGCGTCCGCCTCGTGTCCGGTTCGCTTCCGCTGGGCATTGGCCTAGGGGTGCTGATCCTCGCTCCGGAGTGCTACCAGCCGATCCGCGCGGTCGGCGCTGCTTTCCATGCGAGCGAGGACGGCGTCGAAGCGGTACGGCGGGTCACGGCGATTCTCGCGGAGCCGGTCCCGGCGGAAGGGACGCGGATCGCGCCCGGTGGATCGTTGGTGGTGTCCGGCCTCAAGGTCGCCCGGCGGGGTGGTTTCGCCCCGGACGGCGAGAGCTTCTCGGTACGGCGCGGCCAGACGGTTTGGCTGCGAGCGCCCAGCGGCGGCGGCAAGTCCACCACGCTGGCGGCGCTGCTCGGGTTTGTCCCGTCCTACGACGGGACCGTTCGGGCCGGGGACGTTCCGCTTGCCGAAGCCGACCTGGAACGGTGGCGCGGCGGCATCGCGTGGGTCCCGCAGACGCCGGTCTTCAGCGGCGGCACGGTGCGAGAAGAACTGATCGAGACCGGACCGGAAGTCGACGTCGTGCTCGGCGAACTGGCCTTGACCGGGCTCGCCGACCGGCCGGTCGATCAGCTTTCGGTCGGACAGCGGCAACGCGTCGCGGTCGCGCGGGCCCTGCTGCGGGTCCACGCCGGCGCGTGGTTGCTGCTGCTCGACGAGCCGACCGCGCACCTGGACGACGTGAACGCCCGGCGCGTGCTCGAAGCTGTCGAAAGAGCTGTGGATAACGGTGCGGCGGCAGTGATCGCCGCACATGAACGGTCGGCCGCGGTCACTGTCGAGGACGAACTGCCGGCTCCGGTCCGACAGTCCACTTCAGACAGCGCGGCAGCGAGAACGCTTTCGTGGCGGGTGTTGCTCGACCGACGGCTGTTTTCCGGCGCGCTGCTGGGGTCGATGGCGCTGCTGGCAGGGATTGCGCTCACTGCGACTTCCGGCTGGTTGATCGCGAAAGCGTCGCTGCAGCCGCCGATTCTGACCTTGACGGTCGCCGTGGTCGGGGTGCGTGCGTTCGGACTTGGCCGGGCCGGGCTGCGGTACGTCGAACGGCTCGTGACTCACGATGCGGCGTTCCGGATCGCCGGTCGGCTTCGGGTCCGGCTGTGGGCGGCACTGGTGCGGCTGGGGCCGGCGCGGAGCCTCGAAGCAGGCGAGAGCCAGCGGCGGTTGGTGACCGACGTCGACACCGTGCGGGATCTGTTGCCGCGGGTGGTTTCGCCGCCGATCGTGGTCGGGCTGGTCGCGATTGGGGCGATCGCGGTGCAGACGGCGGTGCTGCCGGCGGCAGGTCTGGTGCTCGCGTCGACCGTGCTGGTGGGACTGGTCGCGCCGATGCTGGCGCTGCGGTTGGAGCGGCGGGCGACGTCGGCGCTGGCGGCCGGACGACGTGATGTCGCTGCGCGGGTTTTGGTGCTTTTCTCGTCGTCGGCGGAGTTGCTTGCCTACGGGAGGGCGGCTTCGCGGCGCGCGGCGTTGGCCCGTACGGACACTCGGCTGGCCGCCGACACCCGGCGGCAGGCGGTTGGCGCGGGCGCGGCGGACGCGTTGATCGCGCTGGCGACTGGGCTGGCCACAGTGCTGTGCACCGTGCTGGCCGCGGGAGCGGTCGCGCGGGGGGAGTTGCCAGGAGTGATGGCACCGCTGCTGGCGCTGGTGCCGTTGGCGTTGGCGGAGGTGCTGGCGCTGCTTCCGCCGGCGGCAGTGCATTGGGACACGCTGCGGGCGGCGCGAGAGCGGCTTGGTGCGGTGGTGGCGGCTGCCGAGGGGACGAAGGCCGGTGGACTGGCTGGCTCGGCAAGTGCTGTTGAGGCTGGCGCGGTCCTGCCCGGTCAACCCGCAACGGGCGGTGCGTTCGGCACCGAGGAATCGCTGGCTGCGCGCAGCCAGGCGGGCGACGCCGAGCCGGACCGGCCGGTCGCGATTCGGTTGCGCAACGCCGACCTCGGCTGGCCGGGCGGCGACGCGGTACTGAAGGGCGTCGACCTGACGGTTCCGGCGGGTGCCTACGTCGCGGTTGTGGGACCGAGCGGGGCTGGGAAGTCGACGTTGATCGCGGCGTTGCTCGGGTTCCTTCAGCCGCGGGTCGGCGAGGTGGTCGTGCCGGAGCGGGTGGCGTGGGCACCGCAGGAGCCGATGTTGGTGTCGACGACGGTGGCGGAGAACTTGCGGCTCGCGGATCCTCGGGCGGAGGTCGAGGACTTGCGGCGGGCGCTCGATCAGGCGCAGTTGCCCGAGCTCGACCTGAAGACCGTGCTGCACAGCGCGGGGGCCGGGTTGTCCGGCGGGCAAGCGCAGCGGGTCGCGCTGGCACGGGCGTTGCTGGGGGCGCGATCGGCGGAGCTGGTGTTGCTGGACGAGCCGACGGCACACCTGGACGAGCCGACCGCACGGGCGTTGCGGCAGAGCTTGCGCACGGAACTCGCTGGTCGGACGGTGGTGCACGTAACGCACAATGCGGACGAAGAGGTGGAAGCGGACGTCGTGTTCGAGGTCCGGGACGCGTCCGTAGTGCGGCGGGCTTCGCCGCGGGTCGCGGCGTGA
- the cydB gene encoding cytochrome d ubiquinol oxidase subunit II, whose amino-acid sequence MTLETLWFAIVALFWLGYLFLEGFDFGVGMLLPILGKTNTERRVLVNTIGPVWDGNEVWLIVAAGATFAAFPGWYASLFSGAYLPLLVVLIALIGRGVAFEYRGKVDSERWRRTWDRVIMIGSWIPPLGVGLLLATTVLGLPLDAHGNRVGSPFESVRWDTLLGALAIVGFSLVHGTAFLALKTSGELRERARMLALRILPAGLLPLLAFLIVVQVREGKVWTLVTLVITVLAAALAWLRLYVDRDGQAFAALAVVITAAAMTFFGALYPNVLPSTLDPAHSLTVANTAVSHYTLTVMTWVGAFGAPAVLIYQGWTYWVFRKRIGVQHIPAVHAP is encoded by the coding sequence ATGACACTCGAAACGCTGTGGTTCGCGATCGTCGCTCTGTTCTGGCTCGGGTACCTGTTCCTCGAAGGGTTCGACTTCGGCGTCGGCATGCTCCTGCCGATCCTCGGGAAGACGAACACCGAACGGCGCGTCCTGGTCAACACCATCGGGCCGGTCTGGGACGGCAACGAGGTCTGGCTGATCGTCGCGGCCGGCGCGACCTTCGCGGCCTTCCCCGGCTGGTACGCGTCGCTGTTCTCGGGGGCCTACCTTCCGCTGCTGGTCGTCCTCATCGCGCTGATCGGGCGCGGCGTCGCGTTCGAGTACCGCGGCAAGGTCGACTCCGAACGCTGGCGGCGCACCTGGGACCGGGTGATCATGATCGGTTCGTGGATTCCGCCGCTCGGCGTCGGGCTGCTGCTCGCGACGACCGTGCTCGGCCTGCCGCTGGACGCACACGGCAACCGCGTCGGGTCCCCGTTCGAGTCGGTTCGGTGGGACACCCTGCTCGGCGCGCTCGCGATCGTCGGGTTCTCGCTCGTGCACGGCACGGCCTTCCTCGCCCTCAAGACCAGCGGTGAGCTGCGGGAACGTGCCCGGATGCTGGCGCTGCGCATCTTGCCGGCCGGGCTGCTCCCGCTGCTCGCGTTCCTGATCGTCGTCCAGGTCCGCGAGGGCAAGGTGTGGACGCTCGTCACGCTGGTGATCACCGTTCTCGCCGCGGCGCTGGCGTGGCTGCGGCTCTACGTCGACCGCGACGGGCAGGCGTTCGCCGCGCTGGCGGTCGTGATCACCGCGGCCGCGATGACCTTCTTCGGCGCGCTCTACCCGAACGTTCTGCCCTCGACCCTCGACCCGGCGCATTCGCTGACCGTCGCGAACACCGCGGTCAGCCACTACACGCTGACGGTGATGACCTGGGTCGGCGCGTTCGGCGCGCCAGCGGTGCTGATCTATCAAGGCTGGACCTACTGGGTGTTCCGCAAGCGCATCGGCGTGCAGCACATCCCCGCGGTGCACGCGCCATGA
- a CDS encoding cytochrome ubiquinol oxidase subunit I — MDVLELARWQFGITTVYHFLMVPLTIGLSVLVAAMQTAWVRTGRPRYLKMTKFWGKLLLVNFAMGVVTGIVQEFQFGMSWSAYSRFVGDVFGAPLAMEGLVAFFVESTFLGLWIFGWDRLSKRVHLACAWAFSLATMASAYFILAANSWMQHPVGVEFVNGKPTMNSIGAVLTNNTALAAIPHTLAGAFSVAAAFLVGVAAWHLWRRRAEKTDEHRDVWRSSLRLGGWVGIAAFAVLAITGDAQGKLMFEQQPMKMASAEALCHTEKPASFSIIAIGDVANANCEDVKTFNVPALLSFLAHNDFSTEVKGVENLVSEYQAKYGTTYPNDPALGELAGKPIDYVPSLPVTYWGFRIMIGFGAIGAGIGVLALWLTRRGRIPRGRWFPLLALAGIATPFIGNSAGWIFTEMGRQPFVVAPNPTGVEGMWMFTAQAVSKLTVGEVWTSLIALTLLYAVLGVVELYLMRKYIRGGVDAVMPPAPPAGSSDSSSGDDSDDQALSFAY, encoded by the coding sequence GTGGATGTCCTTGAGCTCGCGCGGTGGCAGTTCGGCATCACCACCGTCTACCACTTCCTGATGGTCCCGCTGACCATCGGACTATCCGTGCTGGTCGCGGCGATGCAGACGGCCTGGGTGCGCACCGGCCGGCCGCGGTATCTCAAGATGACGAAGTTCTGGGGCAAGCTGCTGCTCGTCAACTTCGCCATGGGCGTGGTCACCGGAATCGTGCAGGAGTTCCAGTTCGGGATGAGCTGGAGCGCCTACTCCCGGTTCGTCGGCGACGTGTTCGGCGCGCCGCTGGCCATGGAGGGGCTCGTCGCGTTCTTCGTCGAGTCGACCTTCCTCGGGCTGTGGATCTTCGGCTGGGACCGGCTGTCCAAACGCGTACACCTGGCCTGCGCCTGGGCGTTTTCGCTGGCCACGATGGCTTCGGCGTACTTCATTCTCGCGGCGAACTCGTGGATGCAGCACCCGGTGGGCGTCGAGTTCGTGAACGGCAAGCCGACCATGAACTCGATCGGCGCGGTGCTCACGAACAACACCGCGCTCGCCGCGATCCCGCACACCCTGGCCGGCGCGTTCTCGGTAGCCGCGGCGTTCCTCGTCGGCGTGGCCGCCTGGCACCTGTGGCGGCGACGAGCGGAGAAGACGGACGAGCATCGCGACGTCTGGCGCTCGTCGCTGCGCCTCGGCGGCTGGGTCGGCATAGCGGCGTTCGCGGTGCTGGCGATCACCGGCGACGCGCAGGGCAAGCTGATGTTCGAGCAGCAGCCGATGAAAATGGCGTCGGCGGAAGCCCTGTGCCACACCGAGAAACCGGCGAGCTTCTCGATCATCGCGATCGGCGACGTGGCAAACGCCAACTGCGAGGACGTCAAGACGTTCAACGTTCCCGCGCTGCTGTCTTTCTTGGCGCACAACGACTTCTCGACCGAGGTCAAGGGCGTGGAGAACCTGGTTTCGGAGTACCAGGCGAAGTACGGCACGACCTACCCGAACGACCCGGCGCTGGGCGAGCTGGCCGGCAAACCGATCGACTACGTGCCGAGCCTGCCGGTGACGTACTGGGGCTTCCGGATCATGATCGGCTTCGGCGCGATCGGCGCCGGCATCGGCGTGCTGGCCCTCTGGCTCACCCGCCGCGGCCGGATTCCGCGCGGACGCTGGTTCCCGCTGCTGGCGCTGGCCGGTATCGCGACGCCGTTCATCGGCAACAGCGCGGGCTGGATCTTCACCGAGATGGGCCGCCAGCCGTTCGTGGTGGCGCCGAACCCGACGGGCGTCGAGGGCATGTGGATGTTCACCGCGCAAGCGGTGTCGAAGCTGACCGTCGGCGAGGTGTGGACGTCGCTGATCGCGCTGACGCTGCTGTACGCGGTGCTGGGCGTGGTGGAGCTGTACCTGATGCGCAAATACATCCGGGGCGGGGTGGACGCGGTCATGCCGCCCGCTCCTCCGGCCGGCTCTTCCGACTCGAGTTCAGGTGATGATTCCGATGACCAGGCGCTTTCGTTCGCCTACTGA
- the cutA gene encoding divalent-cation tolerance protein CutA, translating to MSADHVVVLTTVDSEAASRTIAASAVEARLAACAQVVGPITSVFRWEDEVQTATEWRIECKTPADRAGALEEFLKVRHPYDLPEVVVLPITGGSARYLAWLVAETR from the coding sequence ATGTCTGCTGACCACGTCGTCGTGCTCACCACCGTCGACTCCGAGGCTGCTTCCCGCACCATCGCCGCGAGCGCCGTCGAGGCCCGGCTGGCCGCGTGCGCGCAGGTGGTGGGGCCGATCACCAGCGTGTTCCGATGGGAGGACGAGGTGCAGACGGCGACTGAGTGGCGGATCGAGTGCAAGACGCCCGCGGACCGGGCCGGTGCGCTGGAAGAGTTTCTGAAGGTGCGGCATCCCTACGACCTGCCGGAGGTCGTCGTCCTGCCGATCACCGGCGGCAGCGCGCGATACCTGGCGTGGCTCGTGGCGGAGACCCGCTGA
- a CDS encoding TMEM165/GDT1 family protein produces the protein MSPALIAMFTAFGLVLAVELPDKTLVATLVLTTRFRAWPVFAGVSVAFALQCVIAVAFGSLLTLLPDTVVSVLVAAMFGVGAALLLREGFRQGDEAGEDASRSGAGPATFLRSALTSFGVLFAAEWGDASQLATAGLVARLGNPFAVGVGAFVALVSVAGLAVFIGAKLRSRIRPKLIQRSAGFVFAGFAVFAATQLLW, from the coding sequence ATGTCTCCTGCGCTCATCGCCATGTTCACCGCGTTCGGCCTGGTCCTGGCCGTCGAACTGCCGGACAAGACACTGGTCGCCACCCTCGTTCTCACAACCCGTTTCCGCGCCTGGCCGGTATTCGCCGGGGTGTCCGTCGCGTTCGCCCTGCAATGCGTGATCGCGGTCGCTTTCGGCAGCCTGCTGACGCTCCTGCCGGACACCGTCGTTTCGGTACTGGTAGCCGCGATGTTCGGGGTCGGCGCCGCGCTGCTGCTGCGTGAGGGCTTCCGCCAGGGCGACGAGGCCGGCGAGGACGCGTCGCGCTCCGGTGCGGGCCCGGCGACCTTCCTGCGGTCCGCGCTCACCTCGTTCGGCGTGCTCTTCGCCGCGGAGTGGGGCGACGCCTCGCAGCTCGCCACGGCCGGGCTGGTGGCCCGCCTCGGCAACCCGTTCGCGGTCGGCGTCGGCGCGTTCGTCGCGCTGGTGTCGGTCGCCGGGCTCGCGGTGTTCATCGGCGCGAAGCTCCGCAGCCGGATCCGGCCGAAGCTGATCCAGCGGTCCGCGGGGTTCGTTTTCGCCGGGTTCGCCGTGTTCGCGGCGACCCAGCTGCTCTGGTAA
- a CDS encoding DUF998 domain-containing protein, producing MPTESRAAVSPVHGRLALAGIGLAVVIATDLHLRLSAQISPVWQTLSEYVYGRLGGHSAARLFAVMCLALALGSLALLAGLVKARRSPAVVALLGVWCAGLTICATVPVDPDGQARSFDGQLHNAAALTAFLALPTAAWLLTRRGGRSCPWEPRRTTIRRLAVASFASVAVVLGGFVFTLITGPAHQEVTLGLFERLLFTVDLALLLTMVRPLLAASRR from the coding sequence GTGCCGACCGAGTCTCGCGCCGCCGTGTCGCCAGTGCACGGCCGTCTCGCGCTCGCCGGCATCGGGTTGGCAGTGGTCATCGCGACCGATCTGCATCTGCGGCTTTCCGCGCAAATCAGCCCGGTTTGGCAGACGCTGTCGGAGTACGTCTACGGCCGCCTCGGCGGCCACTCCGCCGCGCGACTGTTCGCCGTCATGTGCCTGGCGCTCGCGCTGGGCTCGCTGGCCCTGCTGGCCGGCCTCGTCAAGGCCCGCCGCTCGCCTGCCGTCGTAGCGCTGCTCGGCGTCTGGTGTGCCGGCCTGACGATCTGCGCGACCGTCCCGGTCGACCCGGACGGCCAAGCCCGCTCGTTCGACGGCCAGCTCCATAACGCCGCCGCACTGACCGCGTTCCTGGCCCTGCCGACCGCAGCCTGGCTCCTGACCCGCCGCGGCGGCCGGTCCTGCCCCTGGGAACCGCGCCGCACCACGATCCGCCGCCTGGCCGTCGCGAGCTTCGCCAGCGTGGCCGTGGTCCTCGGTGGGTTCGTCTTCACCCTGATCACCGGGCCGGCGCACCAGGAAGTGACGCTGGGACTGTTCGAGCGGCTGCTGTTCACCGTGGACCTGGCACTGCTGCTCACCATGGTCCGCCCACTACTAGCCGCTTCGCGCCGCTAG
- a CDS encoding IclR family transcriptional regulator, translated as MSREGSLTLDRGLALLQAVADAGEQAATISELATTIGASRAAVYRLLVPLTERGLVWRDGTKVRLGVGVLRLAGQVLPQLREAARPALRDLAEQAGATAHLTVAQGDHAQAVAVVEPSWTSYHVAYRVGSRRGLSSGAAGRAMALRPGDTKRWATSTSELEAGASGIAAPVRGVPGLRASVGVISLEPLDSAQIGPLTVEAAGKLAVLLAPAPPSRAGSFSGRRLD; from the coding sequence GTGAGCAGGGAGGGGTCGCTGACCCTCGACCGCGGTCTGGCGCTGCTGCAGGCAGTCGCCGACGCGGGCGAACAAGCGGCGACCATCTCTGAGCTCGCGACGACCATCGGCGCGAGCCGGGCGGCGGTGTACCGGCTGCTGGTGCCGCTGACCGAACGCGGCCTGGTGTGGCGGGACGGCACGAAGGTGCGACTTGGCGTCGGGGTGCTGCGACTGGCCGGACAGGTGCTGCCGCAGCTTCGCGAAGCAGCCCGGCCGGCGCTGCGGGACCTGGCCGAGCAGGCAGGCGCGACCGCGCACCTGACCGTCGCGCAGGGCGATCACGCGCAGGCGGTAGCGGTGGTCGAGCCGTCTTGGACGAGCTATCACGTGGCGTACCGGGTCGGCAGCAGACGCGGCCTGTCCTCCGGTGCGGCCGGCCGCGCGATGGCGTTGCGGCCGGGAGACACGAAACGGTGGGCGACATCGACGAGCGAGCTGGAAGCGGGTGCGTCCGGGATCGCCGCGCCGGTGCGCGGGGTACCCGGGCTGCGGGCGAGCGTCGGCGTGATCTCGCTGGAGCCGCTGGACTCGGCCCAGATCGGGCCGTTGACAGTGGAAGCGGCCGGGAAACTCGCGGTGTTGTTGGCGCCGGCTCCGCCGTCGCGGGCGGGATCGTTTTCAGGCCGGCGTCTGGATTGA
- a CDS encoding DUF2470 domain-containing protein, giving the protein MTEAPASVRRPPAPNPAERAKTIATRGGRATIMPTVDRAGCDAERVEPVLHHVHHSGSVSILLPDEHPMVHACRQTQRGELAVMAELADHAPVALREPVRGLLWITGWLRPLTAVSARARAISIAEQRPDHRLLDVGHGVTLLRLTPASLVLADAEGTHSLRPHVFSAAPPDPFHHYEAEWLRHLESDHPDVVDQLARHLPDQLRTGRIRPLSLDRYGLRLRVESPTGDHDVRLAFSQAVDSPPQLATELQRLLGCPFLRGQHRP; this is encoded by the coding sequence GTGACCGAGGCACCCGCATCCGTGCGCCGTCCGCCCGCACCGAACCCGGCCGAACGCGCCAAGACGATCGCGACGCGAGGAGGCCGGGCGACGATCATGCCGACCGTCGACCGCGCCGGCTGCGACGCCGAGCGCGTGGAACCCGTGCTGCACCACGTGCACCACAGCGGCAGCGTCAGCATCCTTTTGCCGGACGAGCACCCGATGGTGCACGCCTGCCGGCAAACTCAGCGCGGCGAGCTCGCCGTCATGGCCGAGCTCGCCGACCACGCCCCGGTCGCGCTGCGGGAACCAGTTCGCGGCCTCCTGTGGATAACCGGCTGGCTCCGCCCGCTGACCGCGGTTTCGGCCCGCGCTCGCGCGATCTCGATCGCCGAACAACGTCCGGACCACCGCCTCCTGGACGTCGGCCACGGCGTGACGCTGCTGCGGCTGACCCCGGCGTCCCTGGTGCTGGCCGATGCGGAAGGGACCCACTCGCTGCGCCCGCACGTGTTCAGCGCGGCCCCGCCGGACCCGTTCCACCACTACGAGGCCGAGTGGCTGCGCCATCTGGAAAGCGACCACCCGGACGTCGTGGACCAGCTGGCCCGGCACCTGCCGGACCAGCTGCGCACCGGCCGCATCCGGCCGCTGAGCCTGGACCGCTACGGCCTGCGCCTGCGCGTCGAATCGCCTACCGGCGACCACGACGTCCGCCTGGCCTTCTCGCAAGCGGTCGACAGCCCGCCGCAACTGGCGACGGAACTCCAGCGCCTGCTGGGCTGCCCCTTCCTGCGCGGCCAGCACCGTCCGTGA
- a CDS encoding PPOX class F420-dependent oxidoreductase has protein sequence MPRTIATNTKVERDELVEFLRSRHRAILVTTRADGRPQLSPNTCGVDSEGRIVISTYPKRAKAVNLRRSPAVSVCVLSDEWNGPWVQVDGTAEVIDLPESVEPLVEYYRSISGEHPDWDEYREAMRKQGKSLIRVTIERWGPIATGGFPAELAED, from the coding sequence ATGCCTAGGACTATCGCCACTAACACGAAGGTCGAGCGGGACGAGCTGGTCGAGTTCCTGCGGTCGCGGCACCGGGCGATCCTGGTGACCACCCGAGCGGACGGGCGGCCGCAGCTGTCGCCGAACACCTGCGGGGTGGACTCCGAGGGGCGGATCGTCATCTCCACCTACCCGAAGCGGGCGAAGGCGGTGAACCTCCGGCGCTCGCCCGCGGTGTCCGTGTGCGTCCTGTCCGACGAGTGGAACGGGCCGTGGGTGCAGGTGGACGGGACGGCCGAGGTGATCGATCTGCCGGAGTCGGTCGAGCCGCTGGTGGAGTACTACCGGAGCATCTCGGGGGAGCACCCGGACTGGGACGAGTACCGGGAGGCGATGCGGAAGCAGGGGAAGAGCCTGATCCGGGTCACGATCGAGCGGTGGGGGCCGATCGCGACCGGCGGGTTCCCCGCGGAGCTGGCGGAAGACTGA